The Nitrospirota bacterium genome has a segment encoding these proteins:
- the uvrC gene encoding excinuclease ABC subunit UvrC, which yields MRTDLSGVPHKPGVYMFRNERQKVLYVGKAKNLRKRLRSYFQKTPARDSRKNSMMQEVRDLSYIVTGNELEAFILEANLIKQHKPRFNIILRDDKNYPYLKLTVNEKWPRLEVVRKIARDGALYFGPYIPAGSMWETLSFIRRNFQIRDCRFPLDKPMRPCIQHQMGRCHAPCTGNISEEEYAKLTEEVKLFLRGEKKDLVDGLRQRMTRLAEEQNFEEAAKIRDRIRAIEKAWETQKIVAPELGDMDVIGHYREGGDVSFNVFIIRNGIMIGSREFFLKGTEDFSEKEIMRTFLMQFYAKEMIPPPEIVTRVIPAESKSLAAWLSQRRGMKVRITSPGYGKKKKLVGMSSDNAGFMHKARQEKNTEAVLHDLAGRLGISETPDDIGAFDVSNISGDEAVGAYVVWSGGDFQKERYRKLKIKTVRGIDDYAMMEEIIGRITDNLKGDLPDMILVDGGKGHLEVARRVLSRYAPSRNKAAEMVAVAKNPDRAYLAGYDEPVSLEDGKPSSLLLKSIRDEAHRFAVGFHRKLREKGLLQSPLEKIRGIGSKRRLELLRVFGSIEGIRQASAEDIAKLRGFHQKLAEDLLDELRRRR from the coding sequence ATGCGTACAGATCTTTCCGGTGTCCCCCACAAACCTGGCGTGTATATGTTCAGGAATGAACGCCAGAAGGTTCTCTACGTTGGAAAGGCAAAAAATCTCAGAAAACGTCTCCGCAGTTATTTCCAGAAAACCCCTGCACGTGATTCGCGGAAGAATTCTATGATGCAGGAGGTTCGCGACCTCAGCTATATAGTTACCGGGAATGAGCTCGAGGCATTTATTCTTGAAGCGAATCTCATCAAGCAGCATAAACCCAGGTTTAACATAATTCTGAGGGATGACAAAAACTATCCTTATCTGAAGCTGACCGTCAATGAAAAGTGGCCGAGGCTTGAGGTTGTAAGAAAAATAGCCCGTGACGGGGCACTGTATTTCGGCCCATATATACCGGCAGGCTCAATGTGGGAAACACTTTCCTTCATCAGGAGGAATTTTCAGATAAGGGATTGTCGTTTTCCGCTTGATAAGCCGATGAGGCCATGCATCCAGCACCAGATGGGAAGATGTCATGCACCCTGTACGGGAAATATCAGCGAAGAGGAGTATGCAAAACTCACGGAAGAGGTAAAACTTTTCCTGAGAGGAGAAAAAAAGGATCTGGTTGACGGGCTCAGACAGAGGATGACCAGACTCGCAGAAGAACAGAACTTCGAAGAGGCTGCAAAAATAAGGGACAGGATACGTGCGATCGAAAAGGCATGGGAAACGCAGAAGATTGTTGCTCCGGAACTTGGGGATATGGACGTGATAGGACATTACCGTGAAGGCGGCGATGTATCGTTTAACGTCTTTATTATAAGGAACGGTATCATGATCGGATCAAGGGAGTTTTTTTTGAAGGGCACTGAGGATTTTTCGGAAAAAGAGATTATGCGTACCTTTCTCATGCAGTTCTATGCGAAAGAAATGATCCCTCCGCCGGAAATCGTGACACGCGTCATCCCGGCTGAATCAAAATCACTTGCTGCATGGCTGAGCCAGCGCAGAGGAATGAAGGTCAGGATAACCTCTCCGGGGTACGGAAAGAAAAAAAAGCTTGTCGGAATGTCTTCCGATAATGCGGGTTTTATGCACAAGGCAAGGCAGGAAAAAAACACAGAAGCAGTACTGCATGATCTTGCGGGGAGACTTGGGATTTCGGAAACCCCTGACGATATCGGGGCGTTCGATGTATCGAACATTTCAGGGGATGAAGCTGTGGGAGCATATGTTGTATGGTCAGGAGGGGATTTCCAGAAAGAGAGATACCGGAAGCTGAAGATAAAAACAGTCAGGGGAATTGATGACTATGCGATGATGGAAGAAATCATCGGGAGAATCACGGACAACCTGAAAGGCGATCTGCCCGACATGATTCTTGTTGACGGGGGAAAAGGACACCTCGAAGTTGCCAGAAGGGTTCTCAGCAGATATGCCCCTTCCCGGAACAAGGCGGCAGAAATGGTTGCCGTAGCCAAAAACCCCGACAGGGCGTACCTTGCAGGATATGATGAACCGGTCAGTCTCGAGGATGGGAAACCGTCATCTCTTCTCCTGAAGAGCATTCGTGATGAGGCGCACAGATTTGCTGTCGGTTTTCACAGAAAACTGAGGGAGAAAGGGCTTCTGCAATCCCCGCTTGAAAAGATACGGGGAATCGGCAGCAAGCGGAGGCTTGAACTTTTAAGGGTTTTTGGTAGTATAGAAGGTATCAGGCAGGCTTCTGCTGAAGACATCGCAAAGCTGAGGGGTTTTCACCAAAAACTTGCAGAGGACCTTCTGGATGAATTGAGAAGGAGAAGATGA
- a CDS encoding ribonuclease H-like domain-containing protein, whose translation MSRIIFDIETVGKDFESLEIPVQEYLMKNAGTEEEKEEIRNRLSLYPLTAEIVTIGLFDPDLQKGYAFFQTTGAPLLPFEEDNIVYETGTEKDILEKFWKIVRKYHQIITFNGRGFDCPFILIRSAVHSIKPTKDLMPGRYNDAHIDLLDQLTFYGSFRRRFSLDMWCRAFGIKSPKESGITGYEIKDLYKAGRCLDIAKYCVGDVIATGELFSCWNKYIRFSP comes from the coding sequence ATGTCCAGGATAATCTTCGACATTGAGACCGTCGGGAAGGATTTCGAATCTCTCGAGATACCTGTACAGGAATACCTCATGAAGAATGCCGGGACCGAAGAAGAGAAGGAAGAGATCAGGAACCGTCTCTCTTTGTATCCGCTGACAGCTGAAATAGTTACGATAGGGCTATTTGACCCTGACCTGCAGAAAGGGTATGCGTTTTTTCAGACTACCGGTGCGCCGCTCCTCCCCTTTGAAGAAGATAACATTGTCTATGAAACAGGAACAGAAAAGGATATCCTCGAGAAATTCTGGAAGATCGTAAGAAAATATCATCAGATCATAACATTCAATGGCAGGGGGTTTGACTGTCCTTTTATCCTGATTCGCTCTGCCGTACACAGTATCAAACCTACAAAAGATTTGATGCCGGGGAGATACAATGATGCACACATAGATCTTCTTGACCAGCTTACATTCTATGGTTCTTTCCGCAGAAGGTTCAGTCTCGATATGTGGTGCAGGGCCTTTGGCATAAAAAGCCCGAAGGAAAGCGGCATCACCGGATATGAGATAAAAGATCTCTACAAGGCAGGACGATGTCTTGATATCGCCAAATACTGCGTCGGTGACGTCATTGCAACAGGAGAGCTTTTCAGCTGCTGGAACAAATACATACGTTTTTCGCCTTAG
- a CDS encoding phosphotransferase → MINEAAVRAYLFQIFSDVMHMEVSKLGSGVQGSGFLIEMQTSSGIRSYVVKTLIPEGLGHDYPSDRAAVFLLDLDEYKNLPGHVRAVDVLSEMEDGSIKSIGGGKEYYLLMERAEGAHYFHDLAAYANKTHLGDRDRQRIHAMASYLAGIHAVKKDSRALYWRKLRDTVGHGECLMGVFDTYPDGTLTYEDMADVIKKSVDWYARLKPKYARLSQIHGDFHPGNIWFKEAYGSPLTPGAEKTGDTEFVLLDRSRGPWGEPADDVTALTINYIFFSIKQYGDIRGAYLEGLEFFLDEYIKESGDTDMPGIVAPFFAFRGAVVANPVFYPEITPEQRTRIFRFVHSVLDTERFKIENVNDYLK, encoded by the coding sequence ATGATCAATGAGGCCGCAGTTAGGGCATACCTTTTCCAGATATTTTCGGATGTGATGCATATGGAGGTTTCCAAGCTCGGATCAGGTGTCCAGGGGTCCGGGTTTCTCATAGAGATGCAAACGTCTTCAGGCATACGGTCGTATGTGGTAAAAACACTCATCCCGGAAGGACTTGGGCATGATTATCCTTCGGACAGGGCAGCTGTTTTTCTGCTTGACCTCGATGAGTACAAGAATCTTCCGGGGCATGTGAGGGCGGTTGATGTGCTGTCAGAGATGGAGGACGGTTCCATAAAATCCATCGGCGGAGGAAAGGAATATTATCTTTTGATGGAACGGGCAGAAGGGGCACATTATTTTCATGACCTTGCCGCGTATGCAAACAAGACGCACCTTGGAGACAGAGATAGACAAAGGATACACGCGATGGCCTCGTATCTGGCCGGAATTCATGCGGTAAAAAAAGATTCAAGGGCCCTTTATTGGAGAAAGCTGAGGGACACAGTCGGACATGGAGAGTGTCTGATGGGGGTATTTGACACCTATCCTGACGGAACCCTGACATATGAAGACATGGCTGATGTCATAAAAAAATCGGTAGACTGGTATGCGAGACTGAAACCGAAATATGCAAGGCTCTCACAGATACACGGGGATTTCCATCCCGGCAATATATGGTTTAAAGAAGCATATGGATCGCCTCTCACGCCCGGTGCAGAAAAGACTGGTGATACTGAATTCGTTCTTCTTGACAGAAGCAGGGGGCCGTGGGGTGAACCGGCGGATGATGTAACTGCACTCACGATAAATTATATTTTCTTCTCTATAAAACAGTATGGCGATATAAGAGGAGCGTATCTTGAAGGGTTGGAGTTTTTTCTTGATGAATATATAAAGGAATCCGGAGATACGGATATGCCCGGAATTGTCGCGCCCTTTTTTGCCTTCCGCGGCGCCGTTGTCGCAAACCCCGTCTTCTATCCTGAGATTACACCAGAACAACGGACACGCATCTTCAGATTTGTCCACAGTGTACTTGATACCGAAAGATTTAAGATCGAAAACGTTAATGATTATCTGAAGTAA
- a CDS encoding sulfurtransferase TusA family protein, with protein sequence MSLVVLDTIGLKCPQPVLKVAAKSPEIRAGEVLEVIGDCPTFERDIRAWCKRLKKTLLSINDEGAGRIRCQIQF encoded by the coding sequence ATGTCGTTGGTTGTTCTGGATACCATCGGTCTCAAGTGTCCACAGCCAGTCTTGAAGGTTGCTGCAAAATCGCCGGAGATACGGGCCGGAGAAGTTCTTGAGGTGATAGGTGACTGTCCTACATTTGAAAGAGATATCCGTGCGTGGTGCAAGAGATTGAAAAAGACCTTGCTGTCGATCAATGATGAAGGGGCGGGCAGAATCAGATGCCAGATCCAGTTTTGA
- a CDS encoding acetyl-CoA carboxylase carboxyltransferase subunit alpha — protein MIRYYLEFERQIEDLELKIEELRRLSDGKDIDISSEIKKLEKKVRDLRSEIFSSLTPWQKTLLARHPDRPYTLDYINMMTSDFIELHGDRRFSDDPAIVAGIAKLTDIPVVLVGHQKGRGTNERIFRNFGQPHPEGYRKALRVLKLAERFKRPVVTFIDTPGAYPGIGAEERGQAEAIAVNLMEMSRLRTPIIAVVIGEGGSGGALALSVADRLFMLEHATYSVISPEGCAAILWKRNGDLGPEDFSKAADALKLTAQDLLNFKIIDGIIPEPLGGAHRDPEGTAKSISEYIIAAVEELKTKTPGKLLEERYRRFRKIGSFLEETG, from the coding sequence ATGATCCGGTACTATCTGGAATTCGAGCGGCAAATTGAGGATCTGGAACTGAAGATAGAGGAACTCAGGCGACTGTCCGATGGAAAAGACATTGATATTTCGAGTGAAATCAAAAAACTCGAAAAAAAGGTGAGAGACCTTCGGTCAGAGATATTTTCTTCTCTGACACCCTGGCAAAAGACGCTTCTGGCACGGCATCCAGACAGGCCATATACGCTCGATTATATCAATATGATGACCAGCGACTTTATCGAGTTGCACGGTGACAGAAGGTTTTCTGACGACCCGGCAATAGTTGCAGGGATCGCAAAGTTAACCGATATCCCTGTCGTTCTTGTAGGGCATCAGAAAGGACGCGGAACAAACGAACGGATATTCCGCAATTTCGGGCAGCCGCATCCGGAGGGATACCGCAAGGCTCTCCGTGTGCTCAAACTTGCGGAAAGATTCAAAAGGCCGGTTGTTACGTTTATTGATACCCCGGGAGCATATCCAGGAATCGGTGCAGAAGAGCGTGGTCAGGCTGAAGCTATTGCCGTGAATCTCATGGAGATGTCGAGGCTCAGAACGCCCATCATCGCAGTAGTGATCGGGGAGGGAGGCAGTGGAGGGGCGCTCGCCCTAAGTGTTGCCGACAGACTCTTTATGCTGGAGCACGCGACCTACTCCGTTATTTCGCCGGAAGGCTGTGCAGCCATTCTCTGGAAAAGGAACGGAGACCTTGGGCCGGAGGATTTTTCTAAGGCCGCGGATGCGCTTAAACTGACTGCACAGGACTTGTTGAACTTTAAGATCATAGACGGAATTATCCCTGAGCCACTCGGAGGAGCGCACAGGGACCCTGAAGGGACAGCGAAGAGCATTTCTGAGTATATCATCGCTGCTGTTGAGGAACTGAAAACAAAAACTCCGGGAAAGCTTCTTGAGGAGAGATACCGGAGGTTCAGAAAAATAGGAAGTTTCTTGGAAGAGACCGGTTAG
- a CDS encoding response regulator — protein MDNQSPRERRQFRRYPFREDVLIDGIMQASSIDISEGGMYLCAVQQFNQGDAIDVTIPFRGEKIKVKARVQYFQAGIGMGVMFIELTEEQKAKLRGLIESITAEPDTIKIEKKILLIEDNEKLRSQLKSRLSSEGFTVKEASDGIDAMRSLAEFSPDLIILDLFMEKMDGFKVLSILKLHPIWKDLPVIVCSGRGTDDVIRKVIDAGADEFLNKMVTSPTKLIQVTKAVLQRKPKD, from the coding sequence ATGGATAACCAGTCCCCAAGAGAACGCAGGCAATTCAGGAGATACCCTTTCAGGGAAGATGTGCTGATTGACGGGATAATGCAGGCTTCGAGCATTGATATCAGTGAAGGCGGCATGTATCTCTGTGCAGTACAGCAATTCAATCAGGGAGATGCAATTGACGTAACAATACCCTTCAGAGGAGAGAAAATAAAAGTTAAGGCAAGGGTTCAGTATTTTCAGGCGGGTATCGGGATGGGTGTCATGTTTATCGAATTGACCGAAGAGCAGAAGGCAAAGCTCCGGGGATTAATTGAGAGTATCACCGCAGAACCGGACACGATAAAAATCGAAAAAAAGATCCTTCTGATTGAAGATAACGAAAAACTGCGGAGCCAGCTGAAGAGCAGGCTTTCGTCGGAAGGATTCACTGTGAAAGAGGCATCTGACGGTATAGACGCGATGAGGAGCCTTGCTGAATTTTCTCCCGACCTCATAATCCTTGACTTGTTCATGGAAAAAATGGATGGGTTCAAAGTGCTTTCCATATTGAAATTGCACCCGATCTGGAAGGATTTGCCGGTGATTGTCTGTTCGGGGCGCGGTACAGACGATGTCATCCGGAAGGTTATTGACGCGGGTGCGGATGAGTTTCTCAATAAAATGGTAACATCACCCACGAAGTTAATTCAAGTCACTAAGGCTGTTTTACAGAGGAAACCGAAAGACTAA
- a CDS encoding diguanylate cyclase, translating into MPDPVLKPRRKKIPDKVLCWEFFHCNKTACPVYLTGNLKCWLISETLCRERTQGKFLEKIELCLGCRVFHMNMDVPSMKETIKVVSRQFRHFRRMVEERDKELENMSLEMALGLSEVFEALKKISSGDPSVRMHDNSGIELISKLKRMVNMTAGEIGEIVDLSHEFAIGLAEHFEVLHRVSRGDLETRVSGGSKVELLESLKEVTNETIENISREIGKRVRAEKSLQQEKGIIDSAINSMPCIFCLMDGILRLVRWNRNFESVTGYSAEEMRKMQPVDFVDKDDKKEVEEKLREVAVKGQTTAEIYLLAKDGVRIPYMLTFLRFSSGAMNYFVMIGIDITDKKLTENMLREKEGRESLILSSLPIAFYTMQPPAFFGTIWVSAQIDRITGFLPEAFVKDPLLRLSRIHPDDRERVIKKFQSIGDEGNVIIEYRWQCADGSYNWFCDQAGLILDDKGRPREIVGALVDITERKHTEEALRILSLADELTHLYNRRGFFTFADQQLKIANRMKKKILLLFADLDDLKWINDNFGHHEGDHALTEFAGILRKTFRESDFIARIGGDEFVVLAVETEDANAETLTARLVDSLRTYNQNRTHDYPLSVSIGVSRYDPEAPCSIKELLAKADRLMYKQKKEKANFAGTD; encoded by the coding sequence ATGCCAGATCCAGTTTTGAAACCCAGAAGGAAAAAGATACCGGATAAGGTGCTGTGCTGGGAATTCTTTCACTGTAATAAAACGGCATGCCCTGTCTATTTGACCGGAAATTTGAAATGCTGGCTGATCAGCGAGACTCTTTGCCGCGAGAGGACGCAGGGCAAGTTTCTTGAGAAGATAGAACTGTGCCTCGGCTGCAGGGTCTTTCATATGAATATGGATGTCCCTTCAATGAAAGAGACGATTAAAGTGGTAAGCAGGCAGTTCAGGCATTTCAGAAGGATGGTAGAGGAAAGAGACAAAGAACTCGAAAATATGAGCCTGGAGATGGCATTGGGATTATCGGAAGTCTTTGAAGCATTAAAAAAGATTTCCTCAGGAGACCCCTCGGTCAGAATGCACGATAATTCAGGGATAGAATTAATTTCAAAACTGAAACGCATGGTCAATATGACTGCCGGAGAAATCGGAGAGATTGTCGATCTCTCACACGAGTTTGCCATAGGTCTTGCAGAGCATTTCGAAGTGCTGCACAGGGTATCGCGGGGGGATTTGGAGACGAGGGTATCTGGCGGTTCAAAGGTGGAACTCCTTGAATCTCTCAAGGAAGTGACGAATGAGACTATTGAAAATATTTCACGGGAGATAGGAAAACGGGTCAGGGCGGAGAAAAGTCTGCAGCAGGAGAAGGGTATTATTGACTCGGCAATCAACAGCATGCCATGCATCTTTTGCCTTATGGACGGGATCCTCCGGCTGGTACGGTGGAACAGAAACTTTGAATCAGTGACCGGCTATTCAGCGGAGGAGATGCGAAAGATGCAGCCCGTGGATTTTGTTGATAAGGACGATAAAAAAGAGGTCGAGGAGAAACTCCGGGAGGTTGCTGTCAAAGGACAGACCACTGCCGAGATATATTTATTGGCAAAAGACGGCGTCAGGATCCCCTATATGTTAACGTTTCTCCGGTTTTCCTCCGGCGCAATGAATTACTTTGTCATGATAGGAATTGATATAACCGACAAAAAACTCACTGAAAACATGCTGAGGGAAAAGGAAGGCCGTGAGTCCCTCATTCTCAGTTCCCTCCCGATCGCATTTTATACCATGCAGCCTCCGGCTTTTTTCGGTACGATATGGGTGAGTGCACAGATAGACCGTATTACGGGTTTTCTCCCTGAAGCCTTTGTGAAAGATCCCTTGTTGCGGCTTTCGAGGATCCATCCCGATGACCGTGAGAGGGTTATAAAGAAATTTCAGTCAATAGGTGATGAGGGGAACGTTATTATCGAGTATCGCTGGCAATGTGCGGATGGATCATATAACTGGTTTTGCGACCAGGCAGGCCTGATCCTGGATGATAAGGGAAGGCCGCGTGAAATTGTCGGTGCCCTCGTCGATATAACAGAGCGCAAACATACAGAGGAAGCACTGCGTATTTTGTCTCTCGCGGATGAACTGACCCACCTGTACAACCGCAGGGGGTTTTTTACCTTTGCAGACCAGCAGCTGAAGATCGCAAACAGGATGAAGAAAAAGATACTGCTTCTTTTTGCAGACCTGGACGACCTTAAATGGATCAACGATAACTTTGGTCACCATGAAGGCGACCATGCACTGACAGAATTTGCCGGCATTCTCAGAAAAACCTTTCGCGAATCGGACTTTATTGCCCGTATCGGAGGCGATGAGTTTGTCGTACTTGCGGTTGAGACAGAGGACGCAAATGCAGAGACCCTTACCGCACGGCTGGTGGATAGTCTCAGGACATACAATCAGAACAGAACGCATGACTATCCCCTCTCTGTCAGCATCGGTGTATCCCGGTATGATCCCGAAGCCCCATGTTCTATTAAAGAACTCCTTGCGAAAGCTGACCGGCTCATGTACAAGCAGAAGAAAGAAAAAGCAAACTTTGCCGGTACAGATTAG
- a CDS encoding DUF6600 domain-containing protein, which yields MKKQMIICTMLFLLLCFGVPAHADILGTARLSLMQGEVLVLTQDTGDEWIAASINMPLMPGDRLWVPEGSRAEIQFDGGTYLRADSFTEVGITGIRRDRSGIVIQVAIPQGKIYVRYRDSSGSNTVFQADTPLVSVMAYRSSKFGIDVYENGYTEVSSLDGTVFVESKNGNTRLSEGHMLAVGENSYAQLSPLRPKDDWARWNSTRDTRFARAVSSRYLPPELGIYSCDFDDHGRWTYISHYGYVWAPSVVVTNWSPYRSGRWVWRHGEYVWISYEPWGWVPYHYGRWAFRTGTGWFWVPPPANAVVWTPGLVAWIYTPTYVSWVPLAPGEIYYGYGNYGPHSVNLTKVNIKNVNITNIYVNARVKNAVTVVSRDTFVTGKKVKVINAPDNPFLAGIRGFPGRPDIKPVRISVMPYPERSVPAKILPARKLTEKVWGYGMHKRPVAIQENTSVFKRGSPAVPMKIVKTKRPKQIVPQKKTGTERSAVRTDMPGNLGQMQKGRNGSAYDQKGVPEIPVVKRQIPERPEKVPKKQTGNAATQAHEPGSVMEQKRTAERPKSAPKERTGNPSLRQQELRTPGMQGAVQEKRKSVQKEHIGRLPAGQEKREKLQAQMKTREHAKTVRGGRTMPQSVQQGGMGLQLQKKPKETPSGSSARDGGGYFSHGKGQGTEEEKTVENLFKPGKNTANFLPR from the coding sequence ATGAAAAAACAAATGATTATCTGTACAATGCTGTTTTTGCTGCTGTGCTTTGGTGTTCCTGCACATGCCGATATTCTCGGAACAGCCCGTCTCAGTCTCATGCAGGGAGAAGTCCTTGTGCTTACCCAAGATACGGGAGATGAATGGATTGCTGCCTCAATCAATATGCCGTTAATGCCAGGGGACAGATTGTGGGTTCCTGAAGGAAGCAGGGCGGAAATCCAGTTTGACGGCGGCACGTATCTGCGCGCTGACAGCTTTACCGAAGTCGGTATTACCGGCATAAGGAGGGACAGAAGCGGGATCGTGATACAGGTGGCAATTCCCCAGGGAAAGATCTATGTGAGATACAGGGACTCCTCGGGAAGCAATACGGTATTCCAGGCGGATACCCCATTGGTATCCGTTATGGCATACAGGTCATCGAAATTCGGAATTGATGTATACGAAAACGGCTATACCGAAGTTTCTTCGCTGGATGGAACCGTATTTGTAGAAAGCAAAAACGGTAATACAAGGCTAAGCGAAGGGCATATGCTTGCCGTTGGAGAGAACAGCTATGCACAGCTTTCTCCTTTACGGCCGAAGGATGACTGGGCAAGGTGGAACAGTACACGGGATACCAGGTTTGCGCGCGCTGTCAGTTCACGATATCTTCCTCCGGAGCTCGGTATCTACAGCTGTGATTTTGATGACCATGGCCGATGGACGTATATATCGCATTATGGATATGTGTGGGCTCCCTCTGTTGTTGTGACAAACTGGTCTCCATATAGGTCAGGACGGTGGGTATGGCGTCATGGGGAATACGTCTGGATATCGTATGAACCATGGGGCTGGGTTCCCTATCATTACGGGAGATGGGCATTCAGGACAGGAACTGGATGGTTTTGGGTACCTCCTCCTGCGAATGCAGTAGTATGGACCCCCGGCCTCGTTGCCTGGATCTACACCCCGACATACGTCTCCTGGGTTCCTCTTGCCCCGGGGGAGATATACTACGGATACGGCAATTATGGTCCGCACAGCGTCAACCTGACAAAGGTCAATATCAAGAACGTGAATATCACAAACATCTACGTGAACGCAAGAGTGAAAAACGCGGTAACTGTTGTCAGCAGGGACACCTTCGTTACAGGAAAGAAGGTCAAGGTTATCAATGCCCCTGATAATCCTTTTCTTGCCGGAATCAGGGGATTTCCCGGCAGACCTGACATTAAGCCGGTCAGGATAAGTGTCATGCCATATCCGGAACGGTCAGTGCCCGCAAAAATTTTGCCGGCACGGAAACTGACGGAAAAAGTCTGGGGATATGGAATGCATAAAAGGCCTGTTGCGATACAAGAGAATACCTCGGTATTCAAGAGGGGCAGCCCTGCGGTTCCGATGAAGATCGTGAAGACCAAGCGTCCAAAACAAATTGTTCCTCAGAAAAAGACGGGCACTGAGAGATCTGCTGTCAGAACAGATATGCCCGGGAATCTGGGCCAGATGCAGAAAGGAAGAAACGGAAGTGCATATGATCAGAAGGGAGTGCCGGAAATACCTGTGGTGAAAAGGCAGATTCCGGAAAGGCCGGAGAAAGTGCCGAAAAAGCAGACAGGCAATGCAGCAACACAGGCACATGAACCAGGGAGTGTAATGGAACAGAAGCGAACAGCCGAACGACCGAAGTCTGCTCCAAAAGAAAGAACCGGGAACCCGTCATTACGGCAGCAAGAGCTGCGTACTCCCGGGATGCAGGGTGCTGTGCAGGAAAAGCGGAAAAGCGTACAAAAGGAACACATCGGCAGGCTGCCGGCAGGACAAGAGAAACGGGAGAAGCTGCAGGCGCAGATGAAGACCCGGGAACACGCAAAAACAGTACGGGGAGGAAGGACGATGCCGCAATCTGTACAGCAGGGAGGAATGGGACTGCAGCTCCAGAAGAAGCCAAAAGAAACGCCTTCTGGTAGTTCAGCCAGAGACGGAGGCGGATATTTTTCTCACGGGAAAGGACAGGGCACAGAAGAAGAGAAGACGGTGGAGAATCTTTTCAAACCAGGGAAGAATACGGCCAATTTTCTTCCTCGGTGA
- a CDS encoding carbohydrate kinase family protein, with translation MNIYISGSLAYDRIMNFPGKFSDYILPDKIHILNVCFNVNGMSEKFGGTAGNVAYSLSLMEEKPRVIATIGKDYRNYFEWLKENNIPLDGIKIIEEEFTAGAYITTDMSDNQITGFNPGAMKYPSGYRFNNVDSGDSVVLIAPGNLQDMTGYAEVCRQKGIAFICDPGQSLSKWEGQALRDWLDGSMMLISNDYELEVIMKITGLDKKALLGLAGIIITTLGEKGSLISTGNYDEAVPAVRVTEVVDPTGAGDAYRAGLIKGIALKKDIAVSARMGAVAATYAIEKYGTQEHRFTCDDFIGRYRSNFGEL, from the coding sequence ATGAATATTTATATTTCTGGCTCACTCGCGTATGACAGGATCATGAATTTCCCCGGAAAATTTTCTGATTACATTCTTCCGGACAAGATTCACATCCTTAACGTCTGTTTCAACGTCAACGGGATGTCAGAAAAATTCGGTGGGACCGCAGGAAATGTCGCCTACTCGTTGAGCCTCATGGAGGAGAAGCCCCGCGTGATTGCAACAATCGGAAAGGATTACCGGAATTATTTTGAATGGTTGAAAGAAAACAATATTCCTCTTGACGGGATAAAGATCATTGAAGAAGAGTTTACTGCAGGAGCATATATTACGACTGATATGTCAGACAATCAGATCACGGGTTTCAATCCCGGAGCCATGAAGTACCCTTCTGGGTACCGCTTCAACAATGTGGATTCCGGTGACAGTGTAGTCCTGATAGCTCCCGGCAATCTTCAGGACATGACCGGGTATGCAGAGGTCTGCAGGCAAAAGGGAATCGCCTTCATCTGCGACCCCGGACAATCACTCTCGAAGTGGGAAGGACAGGCTCTCAGGGATTGGCTGGACGGATCGATGATGCTGATATCGAATGATTATGAGCTGGAAGTGATAATGAAAATAACCGGACTGGACAAGAAAGCGCTTCTGGGTCTTGCCGGAATAATAATCACCACCCTTGGAGAAAAAGGTTCGCTCATTAGCACCGGCAACTATGATGAAGCAGTTCCTGCTGTGCGGGTTACAGAGGTTGTTGACCCGACCGGAGCAGGGGACGCATACCGGGCAGGACTTATAAAAGGGATTGCGTTGAAAAAGGATATCGCTGTTTCGGCACGGATGGGAGCTGTGGCAGCTACATATGCGATAGAGAAATACGGCACCCAGGAACATCGTTTTACCTGCGATGATTTCATCGGAAGATACAGGAGCAATTTCGGAGAGCTCTAA